A portion of the Paenibacillus sp. PvR098 genome contains these proteins:
- a CDS encoding alkaline phosphatase PhoX, with translation MDSNKLNKGTYRSFQNNGLYVIPVSSRSKDPMFPFASAPVEAALSGPAFTPNEQTLFLSVRHPGEASQGSSQPTSKWPHRSGDRIPRSALVAVTRPIL, from the coding sequence GTGGATTCGAACAAATTGAATAAGGGCACCTACCGATCGTTTCAAAATAACGGGCTGTACGTCATTCCTGTATCGAGCCGTTCCAAGGACCCTATGTTTCCATTTGCATCCGCACCCGTGGAAGCGGCATTATCAGGTCCGGCCTTCACGCCAAACGAGCAAACCTTGTTCTTATCCGTCCGTCATCCGGGCGAAGCAAGCCAAGGTTCGTCCCAGCCTACCAGTAAGTGGCCCCACCGCTCAGGGGACCGGATTCCACGTTCCGCTTTGGTCGCCGTTACTAGGCCCATACTATAA
- a CDS encoding S-layer homology domain-containing protein, with product MFESTSLAIHRLPLPSGSFRGNNEITREEAAVLLGRTWAYIQSRTGAAPGNTGTTRSGSFTDQEGISGYALEAVEYARFIGLINGYEDGSFRPQGYANRAETVSMILNLLQKAMFINP from the coding sequence TTGTTCGAATCCACGTCGCTTGCGATCCACAGGTTGCCGCTGCCGTCAGGCAGCTTCCGGGGTAACAATGAAATTACTCGTGAGGAAGCGGCTGTTCTTCTGGGCAGAACTTGGGCTTATATTCAGTCGAGAACAGGTGCTGCACCAGGTAATACGGGTACTACAAGATCAGGCAGCTTTACGGATCAAGAAGGGATCAGCGGTTATGCTCTTGAAGCCGTAGAGTACGCGCGCTTCATTGGTTTGATTAACGGTTATGAGGATGGGTCGTTCCGTCCTCAGGGGTACGCCAATCGGGCCGAAACCGTAAGCATGATATTAAATCTGCTTCAAAAAGCCATGTTTATCAATCCATAA
- a CDS encoding alpha/beta hydrolase produces the protein MTKVNINGLDIHYSVVGTGHEVVMLHGWGTNLQTFHAIQQHLSRHFKVYAIDFPGFGQSDTPPEPWGVSEYTNLLASFIGQLGITNPILIGHSFGGRVSIKYAASNSVRKMILTGSAGIKPKRSLNYYVKVYSFKTAKHMLKLPGLNRYADRILNRMRAKFGSSDYKNASSVMQQTLTRVVNEDLRHHLPHIKASTLLIWGENDTATPVSDGKLMEQMIPDAGLVVLKNSGHFCYLEKGHEFIVIVDHFLAKDKGGSHV, from the coding sequence TTGACTAAAGTAAACATAAATGGGCTTGACATCCATTATTCCGTTGTCGGCACAGGGCATGAAGTGGTGATGTTGCACGGCTGGGGAACCAACCTGCAAACCTTTCATGCGATACAGCAGCATTTGTCCCGGCATTTTAAAGTGTATGCAATCGATTTTCCCGGCTTCGGACAGAGTGACACGCCTCCTGAACCATGGGGAGTTTCTGAATATACGAATCTGCTGGCTTCCTTTATTGGGCAGCTCGGGATTACCAATCCGATTCTGATCGGCCATTCCTTCGGAGGAAGGGTCTCAATTAAATATGCCGCTTCGAATTCTGTAAGGAAGATGATATTGACCGGAAGCGCGGGAATCAAACCGAAGCGCAGCCTCAATTATTATGTGAAGGTGTATTCGTTCAAAACGGCCAAACATATGCTCAAGCTTCCGGGTTTGAACCGTTATGCGGACCGCATACTGAATCGGATGCGAGCCAAATTCGGCTCCAGCGACTATAAGAATGCGTCAAGCGTGATGCAGCAAACGCTGACCAGAGTAGTCAATGAGGATCTTCGGCACCATCTTCCTCATATCAAAGCCTCAACCCTATTAATCTGGGGCGAGAACGATACGGCTACCCCTGTTTCAGATGGAAAGCTGATGGAACAAATGATACCGGATGCCGGTCTGGTCGTGCTGAAGAACTCCGGTCATTTTTGTTATTTGGAGAAGGGCCATGAGTTTATCGTCATCGTAGACCATTTTTTGGCCAAGGATAAGGGAGGCAGCCATGTTTGA
- the murF gene encoding UDP-N-acetylmuramoyl-tripeptide--D-alanyl-D-alanine ligase, giving the protein MFELLLTFASLFWLGHAVLRLLNGVHMLQLNSYRNERFMGWFKGHVRERLSWREWLPLLSFAALLFQAPLPGFILWTVIYGLLVWLRPKKQEKKKLVYTARVKRLLVTLGVLVAAALAVSLMFAAATDSLGPFILLFAIVLLSDLVVLLANTINLPIENRINRYYLNDAERIVRQMKQLTVIGITGSYGKTSVKHFLNTLLSQVHEVLVTPESYNTPMGVTKTVRSMLRPTHRFFITEMGAKQTGDIRELCELVGPKIGILTAVGPQHLETFKTLENVQRTKFELGESLPPDGILFLNMDDENIASYRGNIAARKVGIGIYREDVAYRARNIQYTSKGASFELVRQDGSILTFETGLLGEHNIYNLLLSIAVSLELGVPAEKLALLVKRIKPVKHRLELKKISDKVTILDDSFNSNPVGSKAALDVLAQMPGKRIMITPGMIELGEKEYELNRQFGVHAAGACDYIILVGHKQTKPIQDGLRDAGYPEDRLYIAKDLQEALRQMNVAAEQGSVVLLENDLPDNYNE; this is encoded by the coding sequence ATGTTTGAGCTTTTGCTTACGTTCGCTTCGCTGTTTTGGCTGGGGCATGCTGTCCTGCGCCTTCTAAACGGCGTACATATGCTTCAATTGAATTCTTACCGCAATGAGCGGTTTATGGGATGGTTTAAAGGCCATGTAAGGGAACGGCTATCCTGGAGAGAATGGCTGCCGTTGTTGTCTTTTGCCGCTCTGTTGTTTCAGGCGCCGCTGCCAGGTTTCATTCTCTGGACGGTGATTTACGGGCTTCTCGTATGGCTGCGGCCTAAGAAGCAGGAGAAAAAGAAGCTGGTCTACACGGCAAGGGTCAAACGGCTGCTCGTGACGCTCGGCGTTCTGGTTGCGGCAGCTTTGGCCGTTTCCTTGATGTTCGCAGCTGCTACAGACAGCCTCGGACCGTTCATCTTATTGTTCGCAATTGTGCTGTTGTCCGACTTGGTGGTTCTTTTGGCCAATACGATTAACCTGCCTATCGAGAACCGGATCAACCGCTACTATTTGAACGATGCCGAGCGGATTGTTCGGCAGATGAAGCAGTTGACGGTAATCGGGATCACCGGCTCGTATGGAAAAACAAGCGTGAAGCATTTCCTGAATACACTGCTCAGTCAAGTGCATGAGGTGCTCGTCACGCCGGAAAGTTACAATACCCCGATGGGCGTAACCAAGACGGTCCGGTCGATGCTGCGTCCTACGCACCGGTTTTTTATTACCGAGATGGGAGCCAAGCAAACCGGTGATATCCGCGAGCTGTGCGAGCTGGTTGGCCCCAAGATCGGCATTCTGACCGCCGTCGGCCCTCAGCATTTGGAGACGTTCAAGACACTGGAGAACGTGCAGCGAACCAAATTCGAGCTTGGTGAGAGCTTGCCGCCGGACGGCATCTTGTTTCTGAACATGGACGACGAGAATATCGCATCCTACCGCGGGAACATTGCAGCCAGAAAGGTAGGGATCGGGATATACCGTGAGGATGTCGCTTATCGCGCCCGGAACATTCAATACACAAGCAAAGGCGCTTCCTTTGAACTCGTAAGACAGGACGGTTCGATTCTTACTTTTGAGACGGGCCTGCTTGGCGAGCACAACATCTATAACTTGCTTCTGAGTATTGCCGTCAGCCTTGAGCTTGGCGTTCCGGCGGAGAAGCTGGCGCTGCTCGTGAAGCGGATCAAGCCAGTGAAGCACAGACTGGAGCTCAAGAAGATTTCAGACAAAGTGACGATACTGGACGATAGCTTCAATTCGAATCCGGTCGGTTCGAAGGCAGCGCTCGATGTGCTGGCTCAGATGCCGGGTAAACGGATCATGATTACGCCAGGAATGATCGAGCTAGGGGAGAAGGAGTATGAGCTCAATCGCCAGTTCGGAGTGCATGCGGCCGGCGCTTGCGATTATATTATACTGGTCGGGCATAAACAAACGAAGCCGATTCAGGACGGCTTGCGTGACGCCGGCTATCCGGAAGACCGGCTGTATATCGCCAAGGATCTTCAGGAAGCGCTCCGGCAAATGAATGTAGCAGCCGAGCAGGGCAGCGTCGTGCTGCTCGAGAATGATCTGCCCGATAATTATAATGAATGA